Proteins co-encoded in one Rhodopirellula bahusiensis genomic window:
- a CDS encoding TolC family protein, producing the protein MLSALGFTTGCQSLGQHIAATPNLHQATDATAVAVATSELQPPVQQPPHQKPPVQTVAYTEIDTESIGGDGEDSNEDDTPMSLRDAMSLEDSGTATVAEPIFLDSPVVDFGQSAGMTLEQFESLALQNNPTIAELVATTQKAAGYRTQVSLRANPSIGYQANQLADQGTDQHTFFISQTIVTANKLALNRSVLNESMRAQLFHLEAQKYRVATDIRVKFYDALAAQRRVQLVEKFQSVSDQGLEFAELRKKAEEGSQLDVVQAKVLKNEIDLQLRQAKVRFNAAWRELVAFAGTPQMAPTDLQGELPRNETPMDWNSVAANIVVSNPEYQAAQARVTRARALICRHEVQPIPNLDVSLGSGYDNGTNNGLINFQIGAPIPVFNKNQGNISAARAEYVRASREVERIENAIKARLATAAGDFDASLAAVDQYASDILPNAQEGLDLAEIAYKAGETDYVQVLIAQRTYFETNLQYISAQALLGQARARIDGYVLTGALDAVPDNSGDDSLRGLTFSQQ; encoded by the coding sequence TTGTTGTCCGCATTGGGCTTCACGACCGGCTGTCAGTCTCTTGGGCAACATATCGCTGCGACCCCGAATCTGCACCAAGCGACCGATGCGACCGCAGTGGCAGTTGCGACCAGCGAGCTGCAGCCCCCGGTCCAGCAGCCTCCACATCAAAAACCGCCCGTCCAAACCGTTGCATATACCGAGATCGACACTGAAAGCATTGGCGGTGACGGAGAAGATAGCAACGAGGACGATACGCCGATGTCTCTGCGTGATGCGATGTCGCTTGAGGACTCCGGGACGGCAACAGTGGCTGAACCCATCTTTTTGGACAGCCCGGTCGTAGATTTCGGCCAATCCGCGGGAATGACGCTGGAGCAATTCGAGTCGCTTGCCCTTCAAAACAACCCGACGATTGCGGAGCTGGTTGCGACCACGCAGAAAGCGGCTGGATATCGCACCCAGGTGAGCCTGCGAGCCAATCCGAGCATCGGATACCAAGCGAATCAACTCGCCGATCAGGGAACCGACCAGCACACGTTTTTCATTTCACAAACGATCGTTACGGCCAACAAGTTGGCGCTCAATCGCAGCGTGCTGAATGAATCCATGCGTGCTCAACTGTTTCACTTGGAAGCCCAGAAATACCGAGTTGCCACGGATATTCGCGTTAAGTTTTACGACGCTCTAGCGGCACAGCGTCGCGTGCAATTGGTCGAAAAGTTTCAATCCGTATCGGACCAAGGGCTAGAATTCGCTGAATTGCGGAAAAAGGCCGAAGAAGGCTCTCAGCTGGATGTCGTGCAAGCCAAAGTGCTGAAGAACGAAATCGACTTGCAATTGCGTCAAGCCAAAGTGCGATTTAATGCCGCTTGGCGTGAGTTGGTGGCATTCGCCGGAACACCGCAGATGGCACCAACCGATCTGCAAGGTGAGTTGCCACGAAACGAAACGCCGATGGATTGGAATAGCGTCGCGGCCAACATTGTCGTTTCCAACCCCGAGTACCAAGCAGCCCAGGCGCGGGTGACTCGGGCCAGAGCGTTGATTTGTCGCCACGAAGTTCAGCCGATTCCCAACTTGGATGTCTCGTTGGGTAGTGGTTATGATAACGGGACCAACAACGGCTTGATCAATTTTCAAATTGGTGCACCGATTCCGGTGTTCAACAAGAACCAGGGAAACATCTCTGCGGCCCGAGCAGAATATGTTCGCGCGTCGCGTGAAGTCGAGCGAATTGAAAACGCGATCAAGGCACGGCTGGCGACTGCCGCCGGAGACTTCGACGCCTCCCTGGCCGCCGTCGATCAGTATGCCAGTGATATTCTTCCCAACGCGCAAGAAGGGCTCGATCTGGCGGAGATTGCCTACAAAGCTGGCGAAACCGATTATGTCCAGGTACTGATTGCCCAGCGGACGTATTTTGAGACCAACCTGCAATACATCTCCGCCCAAGCATTGCTCGGCCAAGCCCGTGCCCGCATCGACGGCTATGTCCTGACAGGTGCGTTGGACGCCGTCCCCGACAACAGCGGCGATGACAGCCTACGGGGCTTAACGTTCAGTCAACAGTAG
- a CDS encoding efflux RND transporter periplasmic adaptor subunit, translated as MSKLKNWLQRLLGPVLTVFAIAFAIVVGGFAFTDFPQKLGLVAASEEAGHEGHDHSEGGHDDHSGHDHGEGVHDDHEGHDHGHEGHDESNSIELSAQARANLKLTTQAVSVGQFNEYIEVPAAVADWPGRTHVAITSPLTGVINAINVSRGELLKSGRPLFTLRLTHQDLVETQEQFLASLGELDVEKREITRLTSLSGTGAIAGKTLLTREYERDKLMANLGAAKQSMLLHGLTESQVQSIEQTRELIREVTIFAPTLHADRSLHHDSLHEASPQWPSANAQSQNRTVSTSAKFASMQPPPTAHPAHIDAEFLVTQLDVSRGESVQAGQKLGQLSDYSQILIEGHAYQRDGLALQEASQSGAELQAVIESRKGKPELIKGLKIVYIGNEVDRVSRALPFYVSLTNEVERSEEIGGQQYVSWRYKPGQRLQVRVPVAGFDNAIVVPKEAVAEEGPERFVFVENNDHFDRVAVEVLASDSLNVAIKNDGQVWPGQSIAVSGAHQLQMALKNKSGGAIDPHAGHNH; from the coding sequence ATGTCCAAATTGAAAAATTGGCTACAGCGTTTGCTTGGCCCTGTGTTGACGGTCTTCGCGATTGCATTCGCCATCGTCGTCGGTGGGTTTGCCTTCACCGACTTTCCGCAAAAGTTGGGGCTGGTGGCAGCGTCCGAAGAAGCCGGTCATGAAGGACACGACCATAGCGAAGGTGGTCACGACGATCACTCAGGACATGACCATGGCGAAGGCGTTCATGATGACCACGAGGGGCATGACCATGGGCACGAAGGCCACGACGAATCAAATTCGATCGAACTCAGTGCTCAAGCTCGTGCGAACTTAAAACTCACGACGCAAGCCGTCTCTGTCGGTCAGTTCAATGAATACATCGAAGTGCCTGCAGCAGTAGCCGACTGGCCTGGGCGAACACACGTCGCAATCACTTCACCCCTGACCGGTGTGATCAACGCGATCAACGTGTCGCGAGGCGAGTTGCTCAAAAGCGGTCGGCCATTGTTCACCCTGCGGTTGACCCACCAGGATCTTGTCGAAACTCAAGAACAGTTTTTAGCCTCATTAGGCGAACTGGATGTCGAAAAGCGCGAGATCACTCGGCTAACTTCCCTTTCCGGGACGGGGGCCATTGCCGGAAAGACCCTGCTCACGCGTGAATATGAGCGTGACAAGTTGATGGCCAACTTGGGTGCGGCAAAGCAATCCATGCTGTTGCACGGTTTAACCGAAAGCCAAGTTCAGAGTATCGAGCAAACGCGAGAACTGATCCGCGAGGTCACGATTTTTGCCCCCACGCTTCATGCCGATCGGTCACTTCATCACGACTCGCTGCATGAGGCGTCGCCCCAATGGCCATCGGCGAACGCTCAATCGCAGAATCGGACAGTATCGACCAGTGCAAAATTCGCTTCCATGCAGCCCCCGCCAACGGCTCATCCGGCACATATCGACGCAGAGTTCCTGGTAACCCAATTGGATGTCAGCCGAGGTGAATCGGTCCAGGCGGGCCAGAAACTCGGGCAACTTTCTGACTACAGTCAAATTTTAATCGAAGGACACGCCTACCAACGAGACGGTCTCGCTTTGCAGGAAGCGTCGCAAAGCGGAGCAGAGCTGCAGGCCGTCATCGAATCGCGAAAAGGTAAGCCCGAACTCATCAAAGGTTTAAAAATCGTCTACATCGGCAACGAGGTCGATCGCGTTTCGCGGGCTTTACCATTCTATGTTTCGTTGACCAATGAGGTCGAGCGGTCAGAAGAGATTGGTGGCCAGCAGTATGTCAGTTGGCGCTACAAACCTGGCCAACGGTTGCAGGTTCGTGTTCCGGTGGCTGGTTTTGACAATGCGATCGTTGTCCCCAAGGAAGCAGTGGCCGAGGAAGGTCCCGAGCGATTTGTGTTTGTTGAAAACAATGACCACTTTGATCGTGTCGCGGTTGAAGTTCTAGCGTCGGACTCCCTCAACGTCGCCATCAAAAACGATGGCCAAGTTTGGCCGGGACAGTCGATCGCCGTCAGCGGCGCGCACCAGTTGCAAATGGCGCTGAAGAATAAGTCTGGCGGTGCCATTGATCCCCACGCAGGGCACAACCACTGA
- a CDS encoding carbonic anhydrase: MQKIVDGVYRFQDEIFPSHRILFGRLRSGQQPRTLLITCSDSHVVPSLVTQSDPGDLFVLRNAGNLVPHHGVDGTSDDRAAAATIEYAMEVLKVRNAIICGHSYCGAMQAVMRPSQLHRLPAMRRHLATLNIEYCLAELDRDGIEDPTQRLQAVVEENVLVQMANLATHPTVALAVKERRLAIHGWVYHFASGRVETYSPQHAAFIPITRTEGDLSASVKAAA, translated from the coding sequence ATGCAAAAGATCGTCGACGGCGTGTACCGATTTCAAGACGAGATATTTCCAAGCCATCGAATCCTTTTCGGGCGGCTTCGTTCCGGTCAACAGCCTCGGACGCTGTTGATCACCTGTTCGGACTCCCACGTCGTTCCGAGTCTGGTGACTCAGTCCGATCCTGGCGACCTGTTCGTTCTGCGCAATGCCGGCAACCTCGTTCCGCACCACGGTGTGGACGGAACAAGCGATGATCGTGCGGCAGCGGCAACCATCGAGTATGCCATGGAGGTGTTGAAGGTCCGCAATGCGATCATCTGTGGCCATTCGTACTGCGGAGCAATGCAAGCGGTCATGCGACCAAGCCAACTACACCGGTTGCCTGCAATGCGGCGTCATTTGGCAACCCTCAATATCGAATACTGTCTCGCGGAATTGGATCGAGACGGAATCGAAGACCCCACGCAACGCCTTCAGGCGGTGGTCGAGGAAAACGTGCTTGTGCAAATGGCCAACCTAGCGACACACCCTACGGTCGCCCTCGCGGTGAAGGAACGACGACTTGCCATCCACGGCTGGGTCTATCATTTCGCGAGTGGCCGTGTCGAAACTTACAGTCCCCAACATGCCGCTTTCATCCCCATCACTCGCACCGAAGGCGATCTTTCAGCATCAGTAAAAGCAGCGGCTTGA
- a CDS encoding efflux RND transporter permease subunit produces MLDRIIQFSLNNRLIVLAVAAIMLGVGAWQSLQLPIDVFPNLNRPRVVVMTEAPGMAPEEVEALITFPLETAFNGASGVEAVRSSSGIGLSVIYVEFAWNTDIYNDRQIVNERLQLASENLPDGVKPTLAPISSIMGQILMYGMWSEGDVTEPMEVRTLADWAVRQRLLTIPGVSQVFTMGGGRMQYQVLVDPDALRNFGISMDEVHRAVSRSNLNATGGYLDERGANELLVRGLGRISSLEDLRQVTITMREGRPITLADIAKVIEGPQVMRGDSSTFLRTEDGTVEGGPAVVLTINKQPGSDTRAVDTAIAAALEELKVSLPDDIRIANVYSQRSFIDRAIENVIEALADGGVLVLVILFLFLLNFRTTFITLTAIPLSIISTACVFAAFGLSINTMTLGGLAVAIGELVDDAIVDVENIFRRLKENRHAEYPRPVLRVVYEASIEVRSSVVYGTAIVVLVFIPLFALEGMEGKLFVPLAMGYVVSLVASLGVSLTVTPVLASLLLVGKKVWRFVVPVLASGIAALTMYWVVPRAIHILHLPFEMPGDPFWWTIALTPAVWVLLLVTEWMLGGEEAEEGRLLEGLKGLAGLAIGFSTRFAGPVLGVAAVMVAFAVFAVTQLESDFLPPFNEGAVQVNALLAPGTSLATSNKIGVTVQERLMEIESVKSVARRTGRAELDEHAEGVNVTELFLEMEDDADREKTLETIRETMEDIPGVVSSTEQPLAHLISHMISGVKAQIGIKLFGDDLDVLRNKAEEMKQRIAGVEGLTDVVIEQQTNIPQLRIELNRAALNQNGLQPADVMELVETAMNGTVVSQVLLGQRTFDLMVRMDEPYREDVSKLKRLAVPLPDGGMVPLDSVANIYESGGPNMIKREQVRRRIVLQANVSDRGVVDAVGDIKTELADMELPPGYFLEYGGQFESQQSASRRLLILSCVALLGMFLVLYTLFGNVNFSMQVLVALPTAFIGAVAALVITDQNLTVAAMVGFISLCGIASRNGILLLNHYIHLVEHEGESWTREMVRRAGQERMAPVLMTALTSGIGLLPLALAAGEPGKEILYPIATVIVGGLLTSTLAEFFVRPALFWTIGQGAGKQIVRDHLEGLESTESTTTVHKPAEPVVAT; encoded by the coding sequence ATGTTAGACAGAATCATTCAATTTTCGTTGAACAATCGCCTGATTGTTCTCGCGGTCGCGGCCATCATGCTCGGTGTGGGGGCGTGGCAGTCGTTGCAGTTGCCGATTGACGTGTTCCCGAACTTGAACCGTCCGCGCGTGGTGGTGATGACCGAAGCGCCTGGAATGGCTCCTGAGGAGGTCGAGGCGCTGATCACCTTTCCTCTGGAGACCGCTTTCAATGGAGCTAGCGGCGTCGAAGCGGTGCGTAGCAGTAGCGGTATCGGATTGTCCGTGATCTACGTGGAGTTCGCTTGGAATACCGACATCTACAACGATCGTCAGATCGTCAATGAACGGTTACAGCTTGCCTCGGAGAATCTGCCTGATGGTGTGAAGCCGACGCTCGCGCCGATCTCGTCGATCATGGGCCAGATTCTGATGTACGGCATGTGGAGTGAAGGCGATGTGACCGAACCGATGGAAGTTCGCACGCTCGCGGACTGGGCTGTGCGTCAACGCTTGCTGACGATTCCTGGTGTCTCGCAAGTCTTCACGATGGGCGGTGGGCGGATGCAGTATCAAGTGCTGGTTGATCCGGATGCACTGCGAAACTTTGGCATTTCGATGGATGAAGTCCACCGAGCCGTCTCGCGGTCAAACTTGAACGCGACCGGCGGATATCTTGACGAACGCGGTGCGAACGAGTTGTTGGTCCGAGGGTTGGGGCGAATCAGCAGCCTTGAAGACCTGCGTCAGGTCACGATCACGATGCGCGAAGGTCGTCCGATCACCCTGGCCGATATCGCGAAAGTCATCGAAGGCCCGCAAGTCATGCGAGGTGACTCGTCGACCTTCCTGCGAACCGAAGATGGTACGGTCGAAGGTGGGCCAGCCGTCGTTTTGACCATCAACAAACAGCCTGGCAGTGACACACGTGCGGTCGACACCGCGATCGCCGCAGCATTGGAAGAACTGAAAGTTTCGTTGCCAGACGATATTCGGATCGCCAACGTTTACTCGCAGCGTTCGTTCATCGACAGAGCAATCGAAAACGTCATTGAAGCTCTCGCCGATGGGGGTGTGCTGGTTCTGGTCATTTTGTTCCTGTTCTTGCTGAACTTCCGCACCACGTTCATCACGCTGACGGCGATTCCGCTTTCGATCATTTCCACTGCTTGCGTATTCGCTGCGTTCGGATTGTCAATCAACACGATGACGCTTGGTGGCCTTGCGGTCGCAATCGGAGAATTGGTTGATGATGCGATCGTTGACGTTGAGAACATCTTCCGGCGGTTAAAAGAAAATCGCCATGCGGAATATCCGCGACCGGTGCTGCGAGTCGTCTACGAAGCCAGCATCGAAGTACGAAGTAGCGTGGTGTACGGAACGGCAATCGTGGTGCTCGTCTTCATTCCACTTTTCGCACTCGAAGGAATGGAAGGCAAGCTGTTCGTGCCGCTTGCGATGGGCTATGTCGTTTCGCTAGTCGCCTCACTGGGCGTTTCATTGACGGTCACACCCGTGCTGGCGTCGTTGTTGCTTGTCGGCAAAAAGGTCTGGCGGTTTGTCGTTCCAGTTTTGGCGTCAGGCATCGCCGCACTCACCATGTACTGGGTCGTGCCGCGAGCGATTCACATTTTGCATTTGCCATTTGAAATGCCCGGTGATCCGTTTTGGTGGACGATCGCTTTGACGCCCGCGGTGTGGGTGCTGCTGCTGGTAACGGAATGGATGCTCGGCGGCGAGGAGGCCGAAGAGGGGCGTTTGCTTGAGGGCCTAAAGGGACTTGCGGGACTCGCTATCGGATTCAGCACGCGATTCGCCGGCCCTGTTCTTGGCGTGGCTGCCGTGATGGTCGCGTTCGCCGTATTTGCGGTGACACAACTGGAGAGTGATTTTCTGCCGCCGTTCAACGAGGGAGCCGTTCAGGTGAACGCTCTGCTCGCGCCGGGAACTTCGTTGGCCACCAGCAACAAGATCGGCGTCACCGTGCAAGAGCGATTGATGGAGATTGAGTCGGTCAAGTCGGTCGCTCGCCGAACGGGTCGAGCCGAGCTAGACGAGCACGCTGAAGGCGTTAACGTGACCGAGTTGTTCCTGGAAATGGAAGACGATGCCGATCGCGAGAAGACGCTCGAAACAATTCGCGAGACGATGGAGGATATTCCTGGCGTCGTCTCCAGCACCGAGCAACCGCTCGCGCACTTGATTAGCCACATGATCTCGGGCGTCAAAGCCCAAATCGGCATCAAACTCTTCGGTGACGATTTGGACGTGTTACGGAACAAAGCCGAAGAGATGAAGCAACGCATCGCCGGTGTCGAGGGATTGACCGACGTCGTCATTGAACAACAGACCAATATTCCGCAGCTTCGTATCGAACTCAATCGTGCGGCGCTGAACCAGAACGGTTTGCAGCCTGCTGACGTAATGGAGTTGGTCGAAACAGCGATGAACGGGACGGTCGTCAGCCAAGTGCTGCTGGGTCAGCGAACCTTTGACCTGATGGTCCGCATGGACGAACCGTATCGCGAAGATGTCAGCAAGCTCAAACGTCTCGCGGTCCCGCTTCCCGACGGCGGGATGGTGCCGCTCGATTCGGTCGCCAATATCTATGAAAGCGGCGGTCCAAACATGATCAAGCGAGAACAGGTTCGTCGCCGGATCGTGCTGCAAGCCAACGTTTCCGATCGCGGGGTCGTCGACGCCGTGGGAGACATTAAAACCGAACTCGCCGATATGGAATTGCCGCCTGGTTATTTTCTCGAATACGGCGGACAGTTTGAGAGCCAACAATCAGCTTCGCGTCGTTTGTTGATTCTTTCGTGCGTTGCGCTGCTGGGTATGTTCCTGGTGTTATACACGCTATTTGGTAACGTCAATTTCTCTATGCAAGTCTTGGTTGCGCTGCCAACTGCGTTCATTGGAGCGGTCGCGGCGCTGGTCATCACGGATCAAAACCTGACGGTCGCGGCGATGGTCGGCTTTATCTCACTATGCGGGATTGCTAGTCGTAACGGCATCTTGTTGCTCAATCACTACATCCATTTGGTCGAGCACGAGGGTGAATCATGGACTCGCGAAATGGTTCGCCGAGCGGGTCAAGAACGGATGGCTCCGGTGCTGATGACCGCACTGACGTCTGGCATCGGTTTGTTGCCGCTGGCACTCGCGGCGGGCGAACCCGGTAAAGAGATTTTGTACCCCATCGCGACCGTGATCGTCGGCGGTTTGCTGACCAGCACACTGGCAGAATTCTTCGTCCGACCTGCCTTATTCTGGACGATCGGTCAAGGTGCCGGAAAGCAAATCGTTCGCGACCACTTGGAAGGGTTGGAGAGTACGGAATCCACCACCACCGTCCACAAACCTGCCGAACCGGTGGTCGCGACATGA
- a CDS encoding tetratricopeptide repeat protein: protein MTLIHLSTQASLAFAASLVLVLAGTGSVQAQHGHHGGGHGGGHGIGHGGGHSFGHGGHGIGHSFGHGHVGHGIGHSIGHGIGLSIGHGIGHSLGHSDGHYGGHVSHYSGHHGIGHSGIGHSFYPHIDVYAPPYYSGYGYSSVGSAHVHTPYYDYYTQSPSTVVPSVIAPPSVVASTPSTTTYSVAKPAISLDSNDAVTSVGSTESRDNAYRSQAEEAFRKSNYGEAVRLANHALVESPNDGKLMLLLAQGLFAVGDYQGAAGAIHRAASMLNPEDWGYVVENYGKYYQGNGFVDQMKRLESFLKANPEAGYARFLRGYQFGYLGQTDVAIRDLNRALELESRDQLAAELVSRFGGTPITNAPEPAGSRNKPIQMDGPPPSLSSGV from the coding sequence ATGACTTTGATTCATCTATCAACCCAAGCTTCGCTTGCGTTTGCTGCGTCCTTAGTGTTGGTGCTTGCTGGAACCGGCAGCGTGCAGGCCCAGCATGGCCATCACGGCGGGGGGCATGGCGGTGGTCATGGCATTGGCCACGGAGGGGGTCACAGCTTTGGACATGGCGGTCATGGCATTGGCCACAGTTTCGGACATGGACATGTTGGCCATGGCATTGGTCACAGCATCGGCCACGGAATCGGTCTTAGCATCGGGCATGGAATTGGACACAGTCTTGGTCACTCAGACGGGCACTACGGCGGACACGTCAGTCACTACTCCGGTCATCACGGAATTGGCCATTCCGGGATCGGGCATTCCTTCTATCCGCACATCGACGTCTATGCTCCGCCTTACTATTCCGGTTACGGCTATTCATCCGTTGGTTCGGCGCATGTCCACACCCCTTATTACGACTACTACACCCAATCGCCATCGACCGTGGTCCCGTCGGTCATCGCTCCGCCAAGTGTTGTGGCAAGCACGCCGAGCACGACGACTTATTCCGTGGCGAAGCCTGCCATTTCACTCGATTCAAATGACGCGGTTACAAGCGTCGGTTCCACTGAAAGTCGGGACAACGCGTATCGTTCGCAAGCCGAAGAAGCGTTCCGAAAATCCAACTACGGTGAAGCGGTGCGGTTAGCTAATCATGCTCTGGTTGAATCACCAAATGATGGAAAGCTGATGCTGCTGTTGGCTCAAGGATTGTTCGCCGTCGGGGACTATCAGGGTGCGGCCGGTGCGATTCATCGAGCGGCGTCGATGCTGAATCCCGAGGACTGGGGCTACGTCGTCGAAAACTATGGCAAGTACTATCAGGGCAACGGATTCGTTGACCAGATGAAGCGGCTGGAGAGCTTCCTCAAAGCAAATCCTGAAGCCGGTTACGCACGCTTCTTGCGCGGTTACCAATTCGGTTACCTTGGGCAAACGGATGTCGCCATCCGCGATCTGAATCGTGCTTTGGAACTCGAGAGCCGCGACCAATTGGCTGCCGAACTCGTCAGCCGATTCGGCGGCACACCGATCACAAATGCTCCTGAGCCTGCAGGATCGCGAAATAAGCCAATCCAGATGGATGGACCGCCACCATCTCTGTCATCGGGCGTGTGA
- a CDS encoding cation diffusion facilitator family transporter, translated as MSEHKQQHDEGGHIHGLTRSDDLAGVSDLRLIWAVIINHILTVGEVIAGIFSGSVALLSDAAHNFNDANALLIAYIARKISKKEATERFTFGYRRAELLGAVINLTLLAVIGLYLVYEGIRRFFEPEEITGWLMAAASILALVIDVGTALLLWAMSKGSLNVRAAFVHNIVDAAGSVAVLIGAGAIIWLQWNWVDPVLTLILSAYILYQVYAMLPKAMRILMEGTPVDLDVQDLVDEVEKLEGVEGLHHLHVWELDEQNRALEAHIVIDRESIEQFHEIKQRIKERLAHDFEINHSTLEFEYTAHTCDDGETAVIAGAASRQD; from the coding sequence ATGAGCGAACACAAACAACAACACGACGAGGGTGGCCACATCCATGGGCTAACCCGTAGCGACGACTTGGCTGGAGTGAGCGACCTGCGGCTGATTTGGGCCGTGATCATCAATCACATTCTAACTGTGGGAGAAGTGATCGCTGGCATTTTTTCCGGCAGTGTCGCTCTGTTATCGGATGCGGCCCACAATTTTAACGATGCCAACGCACTGCTGATCGCGTACATCGCCCGCAAAATCTCCAAGAAAGAAGCCACGGAGCGATTCACGTTCGGATATCGTCGTGCCGAACTTCTCGGCGCGGTCATTAACCTGACATTGCTTGCTGTGATCGGATTGTATCTGGTCTACGAAGGTATTCGCAGGTTCTTTGAGCCCGAAGAGATCACAGGCTGGTTGATGGCGGCCGCTTCCATCTTGGCGTTGGTCATTGATGTCGGAACCGCCTTGCTATTGTGGGCGATGAGCAAAGGGTCGCTCAATGTGCGGGCTGCATTTGTCCACAACATCGTCGATGCGGCAGGGTCAGTCGCCGTACTGATCGGTGCCGGGGCGATCATCTGGTTGCAATGGAATTGGGTCGATCCCGTTCTGACGCTGATCCTGTCGGCCTATATTCTTTATCAAGTCTACGCAATGCTGCCCAAAGCAATGCGAATCTTGATGGAAGGGACGCCTGTCGATTTAGATGTTCAAGACTTAGTTGACGAAGTCGAGAAACTCGAGGGCGTCGAGGGACTGCATCATCTGCACGTCTGGGAACTCGACGAGCAAAACCGAGCACTGGAAGCTCACATCGTGATTGATCGTGAAAGCATTGAACAGTTCCATGAAATTAAGCAACGGATCAAGGAAAGATTGGCGCACGATTTTGAAATCAATCACTCGACACTTGAATTCGAGTATACCGCTCACACTTGCGACGATGGCGAGACCGCCGTCATCGCCGGTGCCGCAAGTCGTCAAGATTAA
- a CDS encoding SulP family inorganic anion transporter — protein sequence MTNFHRATYWSSIIKSPKQDFLASIVVFLVALPLCMGIAIASGVPVAAGLITGIVGGLVVGWFAGAPLQVSGPAAGLTVIVYQVVNEHGLLALGAVVLIAGTLQLIAGALRLGRWFRAVSPAVIHGMLAGVGVLIVSSQFHVMLDDSPKQIGLANLASIPAAAYGALVERNAAAGIGVMAIACLMAWKTLAKGRFALVPAPLIAIVVAAVMAGTMGLPVARVQMPDSLSSAIHLPSLELLQSVPLNVLLQAGVLIAIVASAETLLCAAAVEKMKPEVKTDYDRELVAQGIGNIVCGALGALPMTGVIVRSSANVESGGQTRSSAILHGAWLLVFVVALGSMVRLIPTAGLAAILVYTGFKLINVQEIKRLKSYGWSEVGVYAATLCTIIATDLLTGVIVGIALSVAKLLIRFSHLNALIVHGEGDYCLLHLSGAATFLRLPVLASSLDRISPGEEVHVDFEQLDHIDHACMDLLMSFAQRHEQTGGTLIIDWGTLHAQVHGISESTKVDSESDKHLRRRIAA from the coding sequence ATGACCAATTTTCATCGGGCGACCTATTGGTCATCCATCATCAAGTCACCGAAGCAGGACTTTCTGGCTTCGATCGTTGTCTTCCTGGTCGCCTTGCCGCTGTGCATGGGAATCGCGATCGCCTCGGGGGTCCCCGTCGCTGCTGGATTGATCACCGGCATCGTCGGCGGCCTTGTCGTCGGCTGGTTCGCGGGTGCTCCGCTGCAAGTCAGTGGTCCGGCGGCGGGGCTTACCGTGATCGTCTATCAAGTGGTCAATGAACACGGCCTGCTTGCTCTCGGAGCGGTTGTCTTGATCGCGGGAACGTTGCAGTTGATCGCCGGAGCACTACGGCTGGGACGGTGGTTCCGAGCCGTTTCACCGGCGGTGATTCATGGCATGCTCGCCGGCGTTGGTGTGCTGATCGTTTCGAGCCAATTCCACGTCATGTTAGATGATTCGCCCAAACAAATCGGGCTAGCCAATCTCGCCTCGATTCCCGCTGCGGCCTACGGCGCGCTGGTCGAACGAAACGCCGCCGCAGGCATTGGTGTGATGGCGATCGCGTGTCTGATGGCATGGAAAACGCTTGCCAAAGGACGTTTCGCATTGGTTCCCGCACCGCTGATTGCCATCGTGGTCGCGGCGGTGATGGCTGGAACGATGGGACTGCCCGTCGCTCGTGTGCAAATGCCAGATTCACTGAGCAGCGCGATTCATCTTCCATCGCTCGAACTGCTTCAATCCGTACCGCTCAACGTATTGCTGCAAGCGGGTGTTTTAATCGCCATTGTTGCTAGCGCCGAAACGTTGTTGTGTGCAGCGGCCGTGGAGAAAATGAAACCGGAGGTGAAGACCGATTACGACCGTGAACTCGTCGCTCAGGGCATTGGCAACATTGTCTGTGGCGCACTGGGTGCATTGCCGATGACGGGCGTCATCGTTCGCAGCAGTGCCAACGTCGAATCCGGTGGACAAACTCGATCGTCGGCGATTTTGCACGGAGCATGGTTGCTCGTCTTTGTCGTCGCGTTGGGTTCCATGGTTCGCTTGATTCCCACCGCCGGGCTTGCCGCAATCTTGGTCTACACCGGATTCAAACTGATCAACGTGCAAGAGATCAAGCGACTGAAAAGTTACGGATGGAGTGAAGTCGGCGTCTATGCCGCCACGCTGTGCACGATCATTGCCACTGATCTGTTGACAGGTGTGATCGTCGGAATTGCATTGTCTGTCGCCAAATTGCTGATCCGCTTTTCGCACCTAAATGCACTCATTGTTCATGGCGAAGGCGATTATTGCCTTCTGCACCTCAGTGGAGCGGCAACGTTTCTTCGTCTGCCCGTCCTGGCGTCATCCCTCGACCGCATCTCGCCCGGAGAAGAAGTCCATGTGGATTTCGAGCAACTCGACCACATCGACCACGCCTGCATGGACCTGCTGATGTCGTTTGCACAGCGACACGAGCAAACCGGCGGCACGTTGATCATCGACTGGGGCACCCTGCACGCTCAGGTACATGGCATTAGCGAATCAACCAAGGTCGATTCCGAAAGCGACAAGCATTTGCGTCGTCGCATCGCGGCGTAG